The genome window ttgtcccagtccatggctggtggcactctgggggccctctccttcctcaggcaggccacattgtggaggacagcacaagccacagtaatatcacatgccctaacagggctgacccttaatttgtgaaggcagtgaaagcgtgccttcaggaggccaaaggtcatttcaactctggccctggtcctggcatgggcatggttgtaggcctgctgtgcttcctgggggtctgtgaaaggtgtcaggagaaaaggctggcagccataccccctgtctcccagcaacacaccagagaattcacctgtcaacacaaaatctcatcattactacctcataaacacagtgatattcttgacacagccatgatggttataaataggggttgtgtggcttaccttgtgataggcactgatagatttcagaggcccgaaagattctggagtcatggactgagccaggccattttgccacaacattgctgatcacacagtcagcattgcagaccatctgaaatcataagatgaggaatattacaccaatcaatgcacatcactggcaatgcagagtgttcgtcaatggacaatatcaaaaagttatgttcacctgaacattaatgctgtgaaaggatttcctattcacaaaatcggcctcatgggcacctgagggggcttttatccttatgtgtgtgcagtccactgcaccaatgacattggggaaacctgtcacacaaagtaatgagtatcctactatgtgttaacagttgtcctgtaatttgtagatcctcttacctgcaatcctatagaactcctctttgatgtcacagagtcttctgtggccagggaaggagatgaagacatctgctaatgctttgatagccagacacacactccttattgtgcggcaaattgtggccttgttcagctgttctgcatcccccactgagtacaggaaggctccactagcaaaaaagcgcaaggccacacaaaccatttgctccacactcagtgcatggctccgtgcagtgcggtgcttaatcctgggacccagtagtctgcatagatacctgatgccatctgcagaaaatctgtatctttcatatagatggtcatcagggaaggccagtgggtccaaccggtccctgaagaccctttctcgcctgaaggctctcctcagcacaagtgcttcttcatccaccacatctcgcacgaatgggcatgccattgtcagagcagaaaggaacacacaattttgggccttcatataggctagtggccacacctggtgctgggggggtgggcaaaagagggcgatgccttataacgatgacttggttgtactgattgctgggaaaataaataaaaaacttagaaagatgccaccgtcctgtgtgctcacaataagagctcatatgtcatggctcacttgactttacgagaatatacctaatttttattttgagctgtgtcatcttcttggagctgggggaggaaagaaaaataatgattaatacatttgtgttacagttagcatacagtgtacattgaaggcatatctcacctccctctcaagtttttttatttcaaggtccagtttcctaattgtcctcttttttatttcggactccagtgcaagattttccatctttttcttcttgtactgaatgtctatgtctgccagttctatttggcgccggaggtggttgccatacaactttctgatagcttgtgagctctgtgaacacaatacaattagcgcagctggaatttggcaggatgtggtgtccttttattaatacgcactatgttgccaggctggttttcccactgtatagcatctgggtcctgtaaaagaaattagattttttgattttgatgaggactcctcaccattgtagagtaaatagtactttcacagtcttaacatgatacctcatgccttctggaatccagagagatggtctcctcctcatcatcgtctccatcatgtgctgttgctgctgcactggggccttcaccctatcacatttaatcggattcatattgaagctagtagacaagacatgccaggcctacagtatgcctttgatggagtactcactggat of Salvelinus alpinus chromosome 4, SLU_Salpinus.1, whole genome shotgun sequence contains these proteins:
- the LOC139573384 gene encoding putative nuclease HARBI1 isoform X1; translated protein: MKAQNCVFLSALTMACPFVRDVVDEEALVLRRAFRRERVFRDRLDPLAFPDDHLYERYRFSADGIRYLCRLLGPRIKHRTARSHALSVEQMVCVALRFFASGAFLYSVGDAEQLNKATICRTIRSVCLAIKALADVFISFPGHRRLCDIKEEFYRIAGFPNVIGAVDCTHIRIKAPSGAHEADFVNRKSFHSINVQMVCNADCVISNVVAKWPGSVHDSRIFRASEIYQCLSQGEFSGVLLGDRGYGCQPFLLTPFTDPQEAQQAYNHAHARTRARVEMTFGLLKARFHCLHKLRVSPVRACDITVACAVLHNVACLRKERAPRVPPAMDWDNPAIFPDDDSGRLLRDQYVLNYFS